One genomic window of Diospyros lotus cultivar Yz01 chromosome 8, ASM1463336v1, whole genome shotgun sequence includes the following:
- the LOC127807114 gene encoding 2,3-bisphosphoglycerate-dependent phosphoglycerate mutase 1, producing MASTALFQAVRTLQSHGCFTNFGVQQENGNPTLRLVPKGFRADIGLSRRWSYCSRGRSIVVSQASTSQTSVFDPVLTPSNNKTVDSRKKSSEAALILIRHGESLWNEKNLFTGCVDVPLTKKGVEEATEAGKRISNIPVDIIYTSALIRAQMTAMLAMTQHRRKKVPIIMHDESEQAKSWSQIFSDETKKQCIPVVTAWQLNERMYGELQGLNKQETADRYGKEQVHEWRRSYDIPPPNGESLEMCAQRAVAYFKEYIEPQLLAGKNVMIAAHGNSLRSIIMYLDKLTSQEVISLELSTGIPMLYIFKEGKFVRRGSPVAPTEAGVYAYTKNLAAYRQRLDEMFQ from the exons ATGGCCAGCACTGCGCTCTTCCAAGCAGTTAGAACTCTACAGTCCCATGGATGTTTCACTAACTTCGGTGTTCAGCAAGAGAATGGAAATCCTACCCTAAGATTGGTCCCCAAAGGTTTCAGAGCTGACATTGGGCTGTCGAGAAGATGGAGTTATTGCTCTAGAGGGAGGAGTATCGTTGTTTCTCAAGCCTCAACTTCTCAGACTTCAGTGTTCGACCCAGTTTTAACCCCATCAAATAACAAGACTGTTGATTCcagaaagaaatcaa GTGAAGCAGCTTTGATCCTTATTCGACATGGTGAGTCCTTGTGGAATGAAAAGAACTTGTTTACAGGTTGTGTAGATGTGCCATTAACCAAAAAGGGTGTGGAAGAGGCAACTGAAGCTGGTAAAAGAATCAGCAACATACCTGTCGACATAATCTATACATCTGCACTAATTCGTGCACAAATGACTGCTATGCTTGCTATGACGCAGCACCGACGCAAGAAG GTTCCTATCATTATGCATGACGAGAGTGAGCAGGCAAAGTCATGGAGTCAAATTTTCAGTGATGAAACGAAAAAACAATGTATTCCAGTTGTCACAGCTTGGCAGTTGAATGAAAGAAT GTATGGGGAACTGCAAGGTCTTAACAAGCAGGAAACTGCGGATAGATATGGAAAGGAACAAGTTCATGAGTGGCGCCGTAGTTATGACATACCTCCACCCAATGGTGAGAGTTTGGAAATGTGTGCTCAGAGAGCTGTTGCATACTTCAAAGAATAT ATTGAACCCCAACTTCTAGCAGGCAAGAATGTAATGATTGCCGCCCATGGAAATTCATTAAGATCCATTATTATGTATCTTGACAAATTAACATCCCAGGAG GTTATTAGCTTGGAATTATCAACTGGAATACCTATGCTTTATATATTCAAAGAGGGAAAGTTTGTGAGAAGGGGAAGTCCTGTTGCACCTACTGAGGCAGGGGTTTATGCTTACACAAAG AATTTGGCTGCATACAGGCAAAGGTTAGACGAGATGTTTCAGTGA
- the LOC127808490 gene encoding major pollen allergen Lol p 11-like, giving the protein MARNEMIMLAVAMCVMSATVVSATRPVVNPFVLQGRVYCDTCRTGFETPATTPISGAEVKLECRDRITQEVKHTDYGTTDSTGTYKILVKEDHQDELCDCMLVSSPQNDCATADPGRDRALVILTSNNGMASKDRFANALGFMRDEPLSECKQVLQQYELVSEED; this is encoded by the exons atggcgagaaatgaaatgataatgCTGGCGGTGGCGATGTGCGTCATGTCGGCGACGGTGGTTAGCGCCACCCGGCCGGTGGTGAATCCTTTCGTCTTGCAGGGTCGGGTGTACTGCGACACATGCCGTACTGGCTTCGAGACCCCGGCCACTACCCCCATTTCTG GTGCCGAGGTCAAACTGGAATGCAGAGACAGAATCACACAGGAAGTCAAGCACACAGATTATGGAACTACCGACTCAACTGGAACGTACAAGATCTTGGTCAAAGAAGACCATCAGGACGAGCTCTGTGATTGCATGCTTGTTAGCAGCCCCCAGAATGACTGTGCAACAGCTGATCCGGGGCGTGACCGTGCACTTGTGATCCTTACATCTAACAATGGGATGGCGTCAAAAGATCGGTTTGCCAATGCATTGGGCTTTATGAGGGACGAGCCCTTGTCTGAGTGCAAGCAAGTGCTCCAGCAATATGAACTGGTGTCCGAGGAAGATTAA